A genome region from Brienomyrus brachyistius isolate T26 chromosome 23, BBRACH_0.4, whole genome shotgun sequence includes the following:
- the asb4 gene encoding ankyrin repeat and SOCS box protein 4 isoform X2, translated as MPSGAQRVQMIKPDSREEAERKLKARFLQALQCDDVDEVHRILHNTNIDIDGVFDVEDRSMILASYKQGYWLPGYKLESSWATGLHVCVMYNSLASGLALLGKGAAINRKPNGKTPLHVACEVSNSDFVTLLLSHGARINSISLSGHTALHYCITKESVDCAKQLILKGAMVDCCSENSEAERPLHTAARFGIPELVGLYLTHGANVNATNVYKETPLITATYWALHMRDQVYSGQHHLVCRMLLDHGADVNAQEVDDKVALHKAAWNCDHVLTRMLLEAGANARIMDINGCSPIQYLLKVTSVRPGGIPELCTQLLLNHGAVRIYPPQFHKVLQSCHEYPRMVEVIVNSYEHIKSTRKWKTAIPDNTYKRHQDFYDSLFAVCSDRPRTLQHLARCAIRARLGSRCHAGVRSLPMPLSMQRYLLLEPEGIIY; from the exons ATGCCCTCGGGGGCACAAAGAGTGCAAATGATCAAGCCCGACTCCCGAGAGGAGGCAGAGCGAAAGCTCAAGGCCCGATTCCTGCAGGCCCTGCAGTGTGACGACGTGGACGAAGTGCACAGGATTCTGCACAACACCAACATCGACATAGACGGCGTGTTTGACGTGGAGGATCGGAGTATGATCCTGGCTTCCTACAAACAAG GCTACTGGCTGCCGGGTTACAAGCTAGAGTCTTCCTGGGCGACAGGTCtccatgtgtgtgtgatgtaCAACTCTCTGGCCAGCGGCCTGGCGCTGCTAGGGAAAGGGGCCGCCATCAACCGCAAGCCCAACGGGAAGACGCCCCTGCACGTGGCCTGCGAGGTCTCCAACAGCGACTTCGTCACCCTGCTCCTGAGCCACGGCGCCAGGATCAACAGTATCTCCCTGAGCGGCCACACAGCGCTACACTACTGCATAACCAAGGAGTCCGTGGACTGTGCAAAACAGCTCATTCTGAAAG GTGCTATGGTGGATTGTTGCAGCGAGAACAGCGAGGCCGAGAGACCCCTCCACACAGCGGCCCGGTTCGGCATCCCTGAGCTGGTGGGCCTGTACCTCACCCACGGTGCCAACGTGAACGCCACCAACGTGTACAAGGAAACGCCACTGATCACGGCAACCTACTGGGCGCTGCACATGCGCGATCAGGTCTATAGCGGGCAGCACCACCTGGTGTGCCGGATGCTGCTGGACCACGGGGCCGACGTCAACGCGCAGGAGGTGGACGACAAGGTGGCGCTGCACAAGGCCGCGTGGAACTGCGACCACGTGCTGACGCGCATGCTGCTGGAGGCTGGCGCCAACGCCCGCATCATGGACATCAACGGCTGCTCACCCATCCAATACTTGTTGAAGGTGACCTCAGTGAGACCCGGGGGAATCCCCGAGCTGTGCACCCAGCTTCTGCTCAACCATGGCGCCGTGAGAATATACCCCCCCCAGTTCCACAAG GTGTTGCAGTCCTGTCACGAGTACCCCAGAATGGTGGAGGTAATAGTCAACTCATACGAGCATATCAAGTCCACAAGAAAATGGAAGACTGCCATTCCTGACAACACCTACAAG CGACACCAGGATTTCTACGACTCGCTGTTCGCGGTGTGCAGCGACAGACCACGCACACTGCAGCACCTGGCCAGGTGTGCCATCCGAGCGCGACTGGGCAGCCGGTGCCACGCCGGGGTCAGGAGCCTGCCCATGCCGTTATCCATGCAGAGGTACCTGCTGCTAGAGCCAGAAGGCATCATTTATTGA
- the asb4 gene encoding ankyrin repeat and SOCS box protein 4 isoform X1, producing MPSGAQRVQMIKPDSREEAERKLKARFLQALQCDDVDEVHRILHNTNIDIDGVFDVEDRSMILASYKQGYWLPGYKLESSWATGLHVCVMYNSLASGLALLGKGAAINRKPNGKTPLHVACEVSNSDFVTLLLSHGARINSISLSGHTALHYCITKESVDCAKQLILKGAMVDCCSENSEAERPLHTAARFGIPELVGLYLTHGANVNATNVYKETPLITATYWALHMRDQVYSGQHHLVCRMLLDHGADVNAQEVDDKVALHKAAWNCDHVLTRMLLEAGANARIMDINGCSPIQYLLKVTSVRPGGIPELCTQLLLNHGAVRIYPPQFHKVLRPARPSHRRSHTCRSIREHSRHTACMQPHPNPCVLHTDHFSGYSSGDTRISTTRCSRCAATDHAHCSTWPGVPSERDWAAGATPGSGACPCRYPCRGTCC from the exons ATGCCCTCGGGGGCACAAAGAGTGCAAATGATCAAGCCCGACTCCCGAGAGGAGGCAGAGCGAAAGCTCAAGGCCCGATTCCTGCAGGCCCTGCAGTGTGACGACGTGGACGAAGTGCACAGGATTCTGCACAACACCAACATCGACATAGACGGCGTGTTTGACGTGGAGGATCGGAGTATGATCCTGGCTTCCTACAAACAAG GCTACTGGCTGCCGGGTTACAAGCTAGAGTCTTCCTGGGCGACAGGTCtccatgtgtgtgtgatgtaCAACTCTCTGGCCAGCGGCCTGGCGCTGCTAGGGAAAGGGGCCGCCATCAACCGCAAGCCCAACGGGAAGACGCCCCTGCACGTGGCCTGCGAGGTCTCCAACAGCGACTTCGTCACCCTGCTCCTGAGCCACGGCGCCAGGATCAACAGTATCTCCCTGAGCGGCCACACAGCGCTACACTACTGCATAACCAAGGAGTCCGTGGACTGTGCAAAACAGCTCATTCTGAAAG GTGCTATGGTGGATTGTTGCAGCGAGAACAGCGAGGCCGAGAGACCCCTCCACACAGCGGCCCGGTTCGGCATCCCTGAGCTGGTGGGCCTGTACCTCACCCACGGTGCCAACGTGAACGCCACCAACGTGTACAAGGAAACGCCACTGATCACGGCAACCTACTGGGCGCTGCACATGCGCGATCAGGTCTATAGCGGGCAGCACCACCTGGTGTGCCGGATGCTGCTGGACCACGGGGCCGACGTCAACGCGCAGGAGGTGGACGACAAGGTGGCGCTGCACAAGGCCGCGTGGAACTGCGACCACGTGCTGACGCGCATGCTGCTGGAGGCTGGCGCCAACGCCCGCATCATGGACATCAACGGCTGCTCACCCATCCAATACTTGTTGAAGGTGACCTCAGTGAGACCCGGGGGAATCCCCGAGCTGTGCACCCAGCTTCTGCTCAACCATGGCGCCGTGAGAATATACCCCCCCCAGTTCCACAAGGTGCTCCGCCCCGCCCGCCCCTCACACCGGCGCTCGCATACGTGCCGGAGCATCCGGGAACACAGCCGGCACACTGCCTGCATGCAGCCACATCCAAATCCCTGTGTTTTGCATACTGACCACTTCTCAGGGTATTCATCAGG CGACACCAGGATTTCTACGACTCGCTGTTCGCGGTGTGCAGCGACAGACCACGCACACTGCAGCACCTGGCCAGGTGTGCCATCCGAGCGCGACTGGGCAGCCGGTGCCACGCCGGGGTCAGGAGCCTGCCCATGCCGTTATCCATGCAGAGGTACCTGCTGCTAG